A genomic window from Equus caballus isolate H_3958 breed thoroughbred chromosome 5, TB-T2T, whole genome shotgun sequence includes:
- the LOC138924053 gene encoding putative neuroblastoma breakpoint family member 5, with amino-acid sequence MFGFLCPASGSTSSANITMAVCPHALSDPRAEVTLQESNQELRSQLAQSKQDFQALMEEFLVSEAAAYSLATELQKHKCGECKDIIESVLGDKLPFEEGKLAEKSTLAKKLRESNLLIQEQEQQLAYLRHKLQEGREVWALLSQHLNDLLTHNGSDDHQGQAFRQQLAEGYRLAKHLAHILGPGNNEDKEDEKTQGTLTHR; translated from the exons ATGTTTGGGTTTCTCTGCCCAGCCTCTGGCTCTACCTCTTCTGCCAACATCACCATGGCCGTGTGTCCTCACGCTTTGTCTGATCCGAGGGCAGAGGTGACCCTCCAGGAGTCCAACCAGGAATTGCGTTCACAGCTGGCACAAAGCAAGCAGGACTTCCAAGCCCTCATGGAGGAATTCCTTGTATCCGAAGCTGCTGCCTACTCCCTGGCCACCGAGCTGCAGAAGCACA AGTGTGGAGAGTGCAAAGACATCATTGAATCCGTGCTTGGGGACAAGCTGCCTTTTGAGGAGGGGAAGCTGGCAGAGAAGTCAACGCTAGCCAAGAAGCTCAG GGAATCCAATCTCCTAATTCAAGAGCAGGAGCAGCAACTGGCCTATCTGCGGCACAAGTTACAGGAAGGGCGAGAAGTGTGGGCCCTGCTGAGTCAGCACCTCAATGACCTGCTGACACACAATGGCTCTGACGACCACCAAGGGCAGGCCTTCCGCCAGCAACTGGCTGAGGGATATAGGCTGGCCAAGCACCTTGCCCACATACTCGGCCCAG GGAATAACGAAGACAAGGAAGACGAAAAGACACAAGGCACACTCACTCACAGGTGA